The proteins below come from a single Triticum aestivum cultivar Chinese Spring chromosome 5D, IWGSC CS RefSeq v2.1, whole genome shotgun sequence genomic window:
- the LOC123122849 gene encoding uncharacterized protein: MRDGGGSGSGREGGGEEEKERERGPRPGCGGEAAGQAAADCAAVCCCCPMALLELVLLVAVRLPADLARRARQRRRRRRGGSGSASLSGSTKAMFAAADALEADEAEAGARREEEAAEAASEFEREIMASRLYGAGFWRSNSSRSSSRASSARR, encoded by the coding sequence AtgcgggacggcggcggctccggctccggccgcgaaggcggcggggaggaggagaaggagcggGAGCGTGGGCCGCGGCCGGGGTGcgggggcgaggcggcggggcaggcggcggcggaCTGCGCGGCGGTGTGCTGCTGCTGCCCCATGGCGCTGCTGGAGCTGGTGCTGCTCGTCGCGGTCCGGCTGCCGGCCGACCTCGCCCGCCGGGCCAGgcagaggcggcgccggcggcgcggaGGCAGCGGGTCGGCGTCGCTGTCCGGGAGCACCAAGGCCATGTTCGCGGCGGCGGACGCGCTGGAGGCGGACGAGGCCGAGGCCGGGGCCAGgcgcgaggaggaggcggccgaggcggcgtCCGAGTTCGAGCGCGAGATCATGGCCTCCCGCCTCTACGGCGCCGGGTTCTGGCGCTCCAactcctcccgctccagctcccgcgcctcctccgcgcgccgGTAG
- the LOC123122847 gene encoding kinesin-like protein KIN-12G: MLSDGGDDDSSGPARFELQEDPSFWKDNNVQVVIRVRPLSSSEISVQGEKRCVRQDSGQSITWTCHPESRFTFDLVADEHITQESLFKVAGVPMVENCMAGYNSCMFAYGQTGSGKTHTMLGDIENGTRRNNENCGMTPRVFEHLFLRIQKEKEIRRDEKLSFTCKCSFLEIYNEQILDLLNPNATNLQLREDAKRGMHVENLTEHEVSNAREALQQLIEGAANRKVASTNMNRASSRSHSVFTCLIESKWESQGIKHHRFSHLNLVDLAGSERQKSSGAEGERLKEASNINKSLSTLGHVITSLIAVSNKKSQHVPYRDSKLTFLLQDSLGGNSKTTIIANISPSSCCAAETLSTLKFAQRAKHIRNNAIINEDASGDVLSMRLEIQHLKKELSRLQGQSGFTNNGFVCESPSAFKWDQANGTFSPLMFDKRATQRRDYDITLAAAFRREQEKEAKLKAAIAAKQIAEELATQRSEEVRSFRMRLRFREDRIKRLEQVASGKLSAEAHLLQEKEDLMKEIEALRNQLERNPEITRFAMENLQLKEEIRRLQSFVDEGELERMHQQINVLEHQLLEALDWKLMNEKDPVNKDLSLFGEEAGDEKNEFLLVQAIQNEREIESLRKNLSVCLQAKEKLERRVDDLTVELEVAKKCDHENKEFKAAQHQEQSVLLDAQTELKTLVDAIATASQREAEAHETAIGLAKENEKLRSELTTLIEDNKRLVDLYEQAIVNIEVKQHGNYPSIPQTEDSNEQQSSRPSNGGNSLLDDQPEGAYGSRSDAVEEPMIVDENCSHKDDPSRSEFSELQLQLEEMHEENDKLMSLYEKAMQERDEFKRKFSEQSNHETTEDIQFRDAEMDEAMDTMQSNPETTEDIQFRDAEMDTMQSNLETTEDIQFRDAEMDAEGFQGEHVHDSPIVAFKEAMQLVRVKLEHVQGKLVTAQDAVQYFKLLEMASTKAEELSSSIQLCCLDVQKEQEDINALKSALSASHERENALEGKIFSPAASCWDLHLKTEALAGSKFGVNVELMNKKMGQLSSLRTRKTEISAARAEARRSETELRNKIDGLKQKYRSFEAQRKETERVLFAIDNLDCPATPLQKPMNFGKASELLKSEEERTKLLSELKKSREQLSVVQKEIKSMRNCDDIDGEISRLESEVEGCFLSLLEADTEKFVRDHALAEVWEVQQKDVPSLLVDYQDSVFHVKLGEEQIRVCEASLQHQTASLDEMNSKLSQAMRDLGELLVARGLDASTPHVSDKVKGDLDAIEVHVAEARQLLLVDNQ, from the exons atGCTGTcggacggcggcgacgacgacagcTCCGGCCCCGCGCGGTTCGAGCTGCAGGAGGACCCCTCCTTCTGGAAGGACAACAACGTGCAG GTCGTGATTCGTGTCCGCCCGCTCAGCAGCAGCGAGATATCGGTGCAGGGGGAGAAGAGGTGCGTCAGGCAGGACAGCGGCCAGAGCATCACATGGACCTGCCACCCGGAGTCCCGGTTCACCTTTGATCTAGTTGCCGATGAGCACATCACGCAG GAGAGTCTTTTCAAGGTTGCTGGGGTGCCCATGGTGGAGAACTGCATGGCTGGCTACAACAGCTGCATGTTTGCTTATGGGCAG ACCGGTAGTGGCAAGACCCACACGATGCTTGGGGACATAGAAAATGGCACACGGAGGAACAATGAGAACTGTGGTATGACACCTCGAGTGTTTGAGCATCTCTTCTTAAGAATACAGAAG gaaaaggaaataagaagagacGAAAAGCTCAGTTTTACTTGCAAGTGCTCATTCTTGGAGATATATAATGAGCAGATTCTGGATTTGCTCAATCCAAACGCAACAAACTTACAG TTAAGGGAGGATGCGAAAAGGGGTATGCATGTTGAGAATCTGACTGAACATGAGGTTTCTAATGCCCGAGAAGCACTGCAACAACTTATCGAG ggggcagcaaacagaaagGTGGCATCTACCAATATGAACCGAGCAAGTAGCCGTTCTCATAGTGTATTCACATGTCTTATAGAGAGCAAG TGGGAATCTCAAGGGATCAAGCATCATCGATTTTCTCATCTTAACCTTGTTGACCTTGCTGGCTCAGAGAG GCAAAAGAGTTCAGGTGCTGAAGGGGAACGCTTGAAGGAAGCTTCAAACATCAACAAGTCACTCTCAACCTTAGG ACATGTTATTACCAGCCTTATTGCTGTGTCAAACAAAAAGTCACAGCATGTTCCCTACCGAGATTCGAAATTGACATTTCTGCTGCAG GACTCACTTGGAGGTAACTCCAAGACCACTATAATTGCAAATATAAGCCCATCTAGCTG CTGTGCAGCTGAGACGTTGAGCACATTAAAATTCGCGCAACGGGCTAAGCACATACGGAATAAT GCTATTATAAATGAGGATGCCTCTGGTGACGTTCTGAGCATGCGTTTAGAGATCCAACATCTCAAG AAAGAGCTTAGTCGCCTGCAAGGACAATCTGGATTTACTAACAATGGATTTGTCTGCGAGTCCCCTAGCGCATTCAAATGGGATCAAGCTAATGGCACATTCAGTCCACTTATGTTTGATAAGAGAGCTACACAG AGGAGAGATTATGATATTACACTTGCCGCCGCTTTTAGGAGGGAGCAGGAAAAAGAAGCAAAGCTAAAGGCAGCAATTGCTGCAAAGCAGATTGCCGAAGAGCTG GCGACTCAAAGATCAGAAGAGGTGAGAAGTTTCAGGATGAGGCTTCGCTTTCGTGAAGATCGAATCAAGAGATTGGAGCAAGTTGCATCAGGGAAGTTATCCGCTGAAGCACATCTCTTGCAAGAGAAGGAAGACCTCATGAAGGAAATCGAAGCTCTACGGAACCAACTAGAACGAAATCCAGAAATTACAAGATTTGCTATGGAAAACCTACAACTGAAGGAGGAGATTCGAAG GTTGCAGTCATTTGTTGATGAAGGAGAATTGGAAAGAATGCATCAGCAGATAAATGTTTTAGAACATCAG CTCCTAGAAGCACTTGACTGGAAACTTATGAATGAGAAGGATCCTGTTAACAAG GACCTCTCACTATTTGGGGAGGAAGCTGGTGATGAGAAAAACGAGTTTCTTCTTGTGCAG GCTATTCAAAATGAGAGAGAAATCGAGTCACTACGTAAAAATTTGAGCGTCTGTCTTCAAGCAAAAGAGAAACTCGAGAG GCGTGTTGATGATTTGACTGTAGAGTTGGAGGTAGCGAAGAAATGCGACCATGAGAACAAAGAATTTAAGGCTGCACAGCACCAGGAACAGTCCGTTTTGCTTGATGCTCAGACAGAACTTAAGACATTGGTAGATGCAATAGCTACTGCAAGTCAAAGAGAAGCAGAAGCTCATGAAACTGCAATTGGGTTGGCCAAAGAGAATGAGAAATTGAGATCAGAGCTTACGACCCTGATCGAGGATAACAAGAGACTGGTTGATCTCTATGAACAGGCTATTGTCAACATTGaggtgaaacaacatggaaattatCCTTCCATTCCTCAAACTGAAGATTCGAATGAGCAGCAAAGCAGCCGTCCTTCTAATGGAGGGAATAGCCTGCTGGATGACCAACCAGAGGGTGCATATGGTTCACGCAGTGATGCTGTAGAAGAGCCTATGATAGTGGATGAAAACTGCAGCCACAAGGATGACCCTTCGAGATCTGAATTTTCAGAACTGCAGCTTCAACTGGAAGAGATGCATGAAGAAAATGACAAACTTATGAGTTTGTATGAGAAAGCTATGCAAGAAAGGGATGAATTTAAAAGGAAATTTTCTGAGCAAAGCAATCATGAAACCACAGAAGACATTCAGTTCAGAGATGCTGAAATGGATGAAGCAATGGATACCATGCAAAGCAATCCTGAAACTACAGAAGACATTCAGTTCAGAGATGCTGAAATGGATACTATGCAAAGCAATCTTGAAACTACAGAAGACATTCAGTTCAGAGATGCTGAAATGGATGCTGAGGGTTTCCAAGGAGAGCATGTACATGACTCTCCAATTGTAGCATTCAAAGAAGCGATGCAGCTTGTGCGTGTCAAGCTGGAGCATGTCCAAGGCAAGCTTGTGACTGCCCAGGACGCAGTGCAATATTTCAAACTGCTTGAAATGGCTAGCACCAAGGCAGAGGAACTTTCATCAAGCATTCAGCTCTGCTGTCTAGATGTTCAGAAAGAGCAGGAAGACATCAACGCCCTCAAGTCTGCACTGTCAGCATCACACGAGAGAGAAAACGCTTTGGAAGGCAAGATTTTCTCGCCCGCGGCATCATGCTGGGACTTGCATCTGAAAACCGAAGCCCTTGCCGGGTCCAAGTTTGGCGTCAACGTGGAACTAATGAATAAAAAGATGGGACAGTTGAGTAGCCTGAGAACTCGCAAAACCGAGATTTCCGCTGCACGTGCAGAGGCACGCAGGTCTGAAACCGAGCTGAGAAACAAAATCGATGGTCTTAAACAGAAATACCGTTCCTTCGAGGCTCAAAGGAAGGAGACAGAACGGGTTCTCTTCGCCATCGACAACCTGGACTGCCCTGCCACTCCGTTGCAGAAGCCCATGAATTTCGGCAAGGCATCTGAGCTGCTGAAGTCCGAGGAGGAGAGGACAAAGCTCTTATCTGAACTGAAGAAGTCCCGCGAGCAGCTTAGCGTGGTGCAGAAGGAAATCAAGAGCATGAGGAACTGCGACGACATCGACGGCGAGATCTCACGCCTTGAATCGGAGGTAGAGGGCTGCTTCCTCTCCCTGCTGGAAGCCGATACCGAGAAGTTTGTCCGGGATCACGCCTTGGCCGAAGTCTGGGAGGTTCAGCAGAAGGACGTGCCGAGCTTGCTGGTCGACTACCAGGACAGCGTTTTCCACGTCAAGCTGGGGGAGGAGCAGATCAGGGTGTGCGAGGCGTCGTTGCAGCACCAGACGGCGTCCCTGGACGAGATGAACTCGAAGCTGAGCCAGGCGATGCGGGACCTCGGCGAGCTTCTGGTCGCCAGAGGTTTGGACGCGTCCACGCCGCACGTCTCCGACAAGGTGAAGGGGGACCTCGACGCCATCGAGGTCCATGTCGCCGAAGCCAGGCAGCTGTTGCTCGTCGACAACCAATAA